Below is a genomic region from Deltaproteobacteria bacterium.
AATAGGTTCACAGGAAGAAACCATCTGGGGTACTGTCTGGATGGGCGAGCGCAACTGCTCGAGAGTATGCTCAATTTCAGCAGCAGCACGCTCATAGGCGCCGGCTCTGTCTTCACCCTCTCTCAAATGAACGTTCACAACAATCTTGATCGTCTGGCTCAGGTTGTCGTAGATGAGCAGCTGGGCAGGTATCATAAATATTGCATCCGGCATGCCCACATCATCCGGTTTGTCGCAGGGAAGGTGTTCAATAAACCTCACCATGTCATAGCTCAAATAGCCAACCAGACCACCAAAAAACCGCGGCAAACCAGGAATGTCAACGGCTCGAAAACCTCTGAGCAGATCTCTCAGGTAAGCAAAAGGCGAGGAGACCTCACGGATTTCGACACTGGCATTGCTGCAAAGCTCAACTCTTTTGCCAGTAATTCTTGCCAGGAGAATCGGCTGATGGCCAATAAAACTGTAACGCGCCCATTTTTCCCCTCCCTCCACACTCTCCAGGAGAAAAGATTCCTTCCCGGTAGCAACCTTCTTGTAGAGAGTAATGGGTGTTTCAGTATCACCCGTAATCTCGCAATATACCGGCAGAATGTTTCCCTGCTCGGCAAGCCGCAAGAATTCTTTCTTGCTTGGAAAATACACTGGCAACCCCTTTTGCCAAGCTGCTTGAATACAAAAAGCCGTGAGTTCATCTAGGTCCCACGGCTTTCTTCAACAAAAAAGCCGTGGGCTGAAGAGCTTACCCACGGCTTTGAACTATTGGCGAATTTTACGGCTCAAGGTCCAGGTGGTGGATAAACTCCTCCTTTTGTGCACCACCACCAGCGCCAATTGAAATAAGCCACGATTTCCTTGCTCAGTTCACTCATACCATGCTCCAGTTGCGCCAATGATACTAAAAATGGAGCACCAATGTCAACTGAAATGTGTCTCGCCATGCGACCACTCTGGTCGATATTTTGTCTGCACCAGATCGACGGCTTCCTGGAATTGCTGTTACTCAAGAGAAAATGAAGACTGTCGTGTATCAATCTATTGACTCCAGCCGCTATTTTTTATAAAGATGTGCATTTGCTACACCCACATTAAAGGAGCTCATATGGCAAGACACAAGAAGATCGAACGACGGAGAGAACTGGAACGGCGCAGACGGCGCAGACGGAAGCGCTTGAAGCTCCGCGCCAAGGGGTTGCTTCCGGAAGCCGAAAATACGAAAAAGCCCTGACCTCTGGAAGAGTTGAAGGCAGCCTCTGCCGTTTTGCAGCCCTTGCGAGGAATAATAGTTTTAAAATTGAGAATATCAGAATCTTTCTATCCAGGGATAACTATCTAGTCGTCCAGCTCGTCAGTTGCAGGACAGGCCGGACCATAGCCTTTGCAGCCTGCCAGATATCCTCCTTGAAGTCACCATCTAGTTGTCTGCCCGCCTGATAGGAGCTCTCTTTGCGGCCAACCGGGTCCTCCTGCAGGTGCCGTTTCTGGCACAAGAATTGCTTTCTGCTTCCACATACTCCAACTAAAAGGAAGATGCCCATGAAGCAAAAGACTCTTCTGCTGTTTCAACTTCTGCTGGCGGTTTTTGCCTTTTACTCTGTACTGAACTACACGGGCACAGCGAAGCTACTGCTGCCGCTCATTTGTCTCACTGCAATGTTTGTGGTCTCCAAGATCGAGAGCAGAATTGCCGGTGGCAAAACAGGGACTGGCAGTCAGAAGCAAGACGAGGCCAAAGCCGAAGAGGAAAAAACACAGCTCAAGCCGCTCGACTGTGTGTTGCGCAGCAAGAATATGTTGCTTCTCAAAGATGCAATACACTCTCTGCTGAAGGATTTGGGATTTGAAGTGGCCAGTTCCCCTGAAAATAATGGCGTGGACCGGCTTTGTAGAATAGCAGGGATAGACGCCACTTTCGGGCTCACTGTGTTGGGAGATGTTGCCGAAATTCGCAGCAACTGGGACAGATGGGATCTTCTGACGGCTTTTGACAACGGCAAAGGGGGCAAAAAGAGAGTTGTGCTCGTTGCCAGCAATAGTATGAAAAAGCAAACAGCTCCCAACCAGGGCTTCAAGAACTTTTCTCTCAGAGCACAGGAGGCCCTGGCAGCCAATGGCATCGTTGGCATGACCACCCTTACCTTTTACAAGATCTGTCTTCTCTGCCAGAAAAAAAAGGTCGATTCCAAGACGGTTTTTCGCTTGATCCACAATCACCCTGGTGGCGTCTTTCAACTGGAAGATTATGCCAAGCGATCTCACAAGGCTGCCTGAGCTTGAATATTGAAACGCCTCACTTGCTGCTGCTTCTCATGGCATTCCTTTGAAGCAGCAGCCACACCCCGCCAACGAGCTGTCCTTTGAGCGTTGTCGATTATCTCCAGAGCAACTCAACAGTCAGTGCCCCACTGCCGGGGTAAAGTCCTTGTGCCACCAGATCCTGACACCCGAAAATAAAACAAGGTGGGCAGCCCGGTCTGGCCTTCTTTCCCTTGGCTTGCAACCAGCCGTGGTGTATGCTGGGACCTCACCATATATTACTGAAGCAAACTTGCAGCAAGTGAATCTGAGGGCCAGATTTGTAATATCCTGCCTGTGAAAGTCCAGACTGTGAAAAAGCTGCACCTTCGCAAAAAGCTTTTCATTGTCGGCCTCATCTTCTTTGCAGAAGGCTTTCCCTTTGGTTTTCTCTGGGACACCTTGCCTGTTTATTTTCGCATCCACGGTTTGTCTCTTCGCGCCATCGGCTTCATGAGTATCCTGAGCCTGCCCTGGTCTTTCAAATTCCTCTGGGCGCCCGCGGTGGACGGCATTGGCCAGTACCGCTATTGGATGGGGACCTGCCAGCTGTTGATGGCCATCGCTGTTGCGGCACTGACATTCATCAGCCCGAGCAGCGGCTCTTTGCCGCTCTGGCTCTGTTTGATGACCCTGGCATTTCTTGCAGCCACGCAGGACATAGCCATTGATGCCTACAGCATTGAAATACTGGAAACCAGGGAAATGGGGGTGGCCAATGGCATTCGCGTCTCTACCTACAGAGTGGCTCTGCTCGTGGCCGGCGGACTCTTTGTGGCCTTCGGCGGCTGGGTAGGATGGCGCTGGTGTATTCTACTGGCGGCGTGTTTTATAGGTCTTTTTTCCATCTACAGTTTCTTGCTGCCCCCCATTCAAGCAAGCCGTGGCCAGGGCTCTGCCATCGTCATAATTGAGCCATTGCGGGACCTATTGAAGCGCCCCAGAGCCCTTCAGGTACTGGCCTTTATCTTTCTCTATAAACTTGGGGATATGGCCATGGGCCCCATGGTAAGACCTTTTTGGGTAGACCGTGGCCTGTCCACCACCGAGATAGGCTTCATTACCGGCACCGTCGGCATTGTAGCCTCAATTTCGGGAGCCCTGATTGGGGGCGGATTCACCAGCCGTTTTGGCATTTTCCACGGTCTCTGGTTTCTTGGCCTCTGGCAGGCCGTAAGCAACCTCGGCTACGCTGTAGTAGCCCACCTGCCGCAGACAGGGCACTGGGGCGTCTACTGCGCCTCCTTGATAGAATCATTCTGTGGCGGTTTGGGTACAGCAGCCTATCTGGCCTTTCTCATGAGCATCTGCAACAAGAGATGGGCAGCGACCCAGTATGCGTTGCTGTCAGCCCTTTTTGGCATCGCCCGCTCTCTTGCCGGCTCCTTGAGCGGCTGGGCTACAGCAGGACTCGGCTACGGCAGTTATTTCACCATTACCTTTCTCCTGGCTTTGCCTGCTTATCTGCTCATTATGACAGTGAGGCCCTGGTTGAATGAATGCACGCTGCCAGGGGGGGAAGGAGGAGAGTGAAAGGGGGGATGCGGAGTGGGGAATGCGGAACGGGGAATCCGGAACGGGGTGTACGGAATGCAGACCGAGACTGGCGGCCGGGTTAACGAAGCCTGTATCGTGAATCGGTTACTACGGCAGCGGCAAGAAAAGAACTCCATGCAAGTGGCTGCTTTACGACACAGGCTTGGTAACTCGAGCCATGGCCGTATCTTGATCGCGGCAGAATGCCGCTCCCATTAGATTGATACTGCTGTCTCCTCCCGTGAAAGGAGCGTGTCGTTGCAGTACTCGGCCGCGAGATCATTGCTTATCGGTAATAGTTACTGGTCATTTGCTGAGGTCCTGGCAATATGTGGGGAGCCGCTGGCCTCAGACTGCATTGTCCAGTCTTGAAGGCGGGGTTATAGGAGGCAGTTGGTGGCGTATGCTGACAAAAAATGAGCAGGGGCTGTCCTGGTCAATTTCAGCCATATTGCCGCGCATGCCTCTGGTGGCATCAACTAGGAGTACATTCGCATGGGGTGCTAGTTTTCGCTGCGTACAACCCAAAAATAGATGTTCACTGCTGCAATTACCACAAAACCCAGCACGAACATTATCAACTTGTTTTTTTCTAGATCCACCACGTTAGTCTTTTGTGCCGTCTCCTGGTAAAGAATGAGTCCCACCGGAACAGACAGCATTGTAACTATAGCCCTCTTCATACCCCGGATCAAAAATACTATGCAGCAGATGGCAATGATTCCAATAACCCATGGATTTTTGAAGAAGGTCACATAGTCAATCCTGGAGATCACGTCATTGATCGCCTGAAAATCATGGCTTTTCAGGGCCAGTATAAATTCGGACCACATGGAGGTTACCTCCCTGAAGTTCTGGCAGTATGCTGGTACACTTCCACCTGATTAGTGCCCACGTCACTCAACTAGCGTAAAGCAACTCTCATGCCAGCACGACTGAGCCCAATCCCAGGGTACCCAGCAGAACCTCCTGGTACAGGGAGGTAGGGAAAAATTGTTCGACTATTTTCCAGTAGAACTTTCGCCTTCAGAAGTTCGGTAGGTTCTCAATCTGGCAAGATCGAATGCATAATCGTATATATGGAGACCCTTCGACGCCACTACCATTTCACCATCTTCCACGCCGATTTCCGCAGCCATGTACTCTTTCAACAACTGAATGCCGCCCAGGTTGGCCGGGTATCCGTTCCAGGCGTCCCAGGAACGAAAGTATACGAAAAAGTGCAGGTGGTTGTCCTGAATTCTAGTGTCGATATGACGCAGGCAGGGGGGATCTTCCAGTTGCAGATCAGTAGGCATGCCCACAGTCATGATCATCTGGTTGTTTCTGAAGCCGTACTGCTTGTAAGTATCGATCACCGTCTGAATCTGGTCTATGCCCACTCCGCCTGCCAGCCGTTCACCGTAAGTGTAGTCTTCACCTGTGGCCTTCTCAGGGGTCATCAGGTAGGGCAGATAGTCGTCCAGGTAATCCTCGGCCACCGGATTGGGAATGCCAAGGTGAGCAGGGATATCTGGCAAAAGCGGCCGTACTCCCGGATGCTTGACGTGAACTGTTATATAGTCAAGCTCCAGCCTTTTCTGCCCGGCATAGGAGCCGCGGTCTATGATCCATTCCCGACCATGATCCAACAAGTTCCAGATGATCTGGAACCACGAATCAGGCAGTGTGGTAGCCTCGATAAAAACGGGTCTCAAAGTTCCTTTTGCCATCCCTCTCCTCCTTCGAAACATCGATAGTCCGTGTATCAGACACACCTGCAAAGCAACTGCCGCACCAGCCCGTCACCTCAAAAATGGGCCCAGCTGGAGTTCGCTCGGAGGTCTTCCCCGCCGCCAGAGAGCGGCTTTCTTCTGACTGATCTTTTCTGAATTTCAGGTGTCCTCGAGGCGAGACCAATAC
It encodes:
- a CDS encoding thymidylate synthase encodes the protein MRPVFIEATTLPDSWFQIIWNLLDHGREWIIDRGSYAGQKRLELDYITVHVKHPGVRPLLPDIPAHLGIPNPVAEDYLDDYLPYLMTPEKATGEDYTYGERLAGGVGIDQIQTVIDTYKQYGFRNNQMIMTVGMPTDLQLEDPPCLRHIDTRIQDNHLHFFVYFRSWDAWNGYPANLGGIQLLKEYMAAEIGVEDGEMVVASKGLHIYDYAFDLARLRTYRTSEGESSTGK
- a CDS encoding MFS transporter yields the protein MHLRKKLFIVGLIFFAEGFPFGFLWDTLPVYFRIHGLSLRAIGFMSILSLPWSFKFLWAPAVDGIGQYRYWMGTCQLLMAIAVAALTFISPSSGSLPLWLCLMTLAFLAATQDIAIDAYSIEILETREMGVANGIRVSTYRVALLVAGGLFVAFGGWVGWRWCILLAACFIGLFSIYSFLLPPIQASRGQGSAIVIIEPLRDLLKRPRALQVLAFIFLYKLGDMAMGPMVRPFWVDRGLSTTEIGFITGTVGIVASISGALIGGGFTSRFGIFHGLWFLGLWQAVSNLGYAVVAHLPQTGHWGVYCASLIESFCGGLGTAAYLAFLMSICNKRWAATQYALLSALFGIARSLAGSLSGWATAGLGYGSYFTITFLLALPAYLLIMTVRPWLNECTLPGGEGGE